The following proteins are encoded in a genomic region of Leptospira andrefontaineae:
- a CDS encoding S8 family serine peptidase: MKRIPYLSFFFFGVFLLGIGLLAQNNNSKKNEVLEYFKSINRNIFKKEAKVSSVLTNPSLNMSAKSDEILVKFRKGIGSFAKSNIVGSFSGKMIGSEISNSDFSLVSIEKNISLQDAIREYSNHPDIEFAQPNYIYRATVAPSDPQFVNQWGFRNTGQTIFSANYLGNNPGISGKDMNMVEAWDNFTKYCDGVPVAVLDSGANYNHEDLTFWNSSSCVSDLGGYIGNCPYGYDFVDNDIYPMDLNGHGTHVSGIIGAKMNGLGGVGVCWGAPIMAVRVLDDTGIGTTEKIIKGINFAVKNGAKIINLSLSGTESDTALQQAIALAGKNHDALFVVAAGNESEDLRSGNSYPCKFPESNIVCVGALDQSYSLAQFSNYDTSKTHVDVSAPGTNIVNTWAGMEVDVLASSEFSDWTYINNSGTPFTYLTCYIALDGGPSLPYTTLLLPNNCNTPLVGNVNGAYANLTHSQVYKSVTISSAVDRVYAEMALTVDTLDPYDTLSFYYGYVTNPPFNITYGKMLKQISEEMNGRIEILTLELKDCVGRSRCTLGMEFNSGTQIGKSGVAILGLSMTTMDKDYTNRYKAISGTSMAAPHVAGLAALLRYKNPKYSAEDTIQVLLNGGKTVTGLENKTRSGKAVDAVGAFKYLFPPENIVVTVP; encoded by the coding sequence ATGAAACGAATTCCCTATCTATCTTTCTTTTTTTTCGGTGTTTTTCTTCTTGGAATCGGTTTGTTAGCTCAGAATAACAATTCAAAAAAGAATGAAGTATTAGAATATTTTAAATCTATAAATCGTAATATTTTTAAAAAAGAAGCAAAAGTATCTTCAGTCTTAACAAACCCTTCACTTAATATGAGTGCAAAGAGTGATGAGATTTTAGTGAAGTTCCGAAAAGGTATCGGTTCCTTTGCAAAATCGAATATTGTCGGTTCTTTTAGTGGGAAGATGATCGGATCTGAAATTTCGAATTCTGATTTTTCCCTTGTTTCGATTGAAAAGAATATTTCTTTGCAAGATGCAATTCGTGAATATTCAAACCATCCAGATATAGAATTTGCTCAGCCAAATTATATATACAGAGCAACTGTTGCTCCTAGTGACCCTCAGTTCGTTAATCAATGGGGATTTCGTAATACCGGACAAACTATTTTTTCTGCAAATTATTTAGGTAATAATCCTGGAATTAGCGGAAAGGATATGAACATGGTTGAGGCCTGGGATAATTTCACTAAATACTGCGACGGGGTTCCTGTTGCAGTTTTGGATTCGGGCGCGAACTATAATCATGAAGATCTAACTTTCTGGAACTCCTCAAGTTGTGTTTCGGACCTAGGAGGTTATATCGGGAATTGTCCTTACGGATACGATTTCGTAGATAATGATATTTATCCAATGGATTTGAACGGCCATGGAACTCACGTAAGCGGGATTATTGGAGCTAAGATGAATGGGCTCGGCGGTGTAGGAGTCTGTTGGGGTGCTCCTATCATGGCAGTTCGCGTTTTGGATGATACAGGAATTGGAACGACAGAAAAAATAATAAAAGGGATCAATTTTGCAGTCAAGAACGGCGCAAAAATTATTAATTTAAGCTTATCCGGAACCGAATCGGACACTGCGCTTCAACAAGCGATAGCATTAGCTGGAAAGAATCATGATGCTTTGTTTGTGGTGGCTGCAGGAAATGAGTCGGAAGATCTCCGCTCAGGAAATTCGTATCCTTGCAAATTCCCGGAAAGCAATATTGTTTGTGTAGGGGCATTGGATCAATCCTATTCGTTGGCTCAGTTCTCGAATTACGATACGAGTAAAACCCATGTAGATGTATCAGCCCCGGGAACAAATATCGTTAATACTTGGGCGGGGATGGAAGTTGATGTACTTGCTAGTTCGGAATTTTCGGATTGGACATACATCAATAATTCTGGTACACCTTTCACGTATCTAACTTGCTACATTGCCTTAGATGGAGGCCCTTCACTTCCATATACTACATTACTTTTACCGAATAATTGTAATACACCTTTAGTCGGGAATGTAAATGGAGCCTACGCAAACTTGACTCATTCGCAAGTTTATAAATCAGTTACGATTAGTTCTGCCGTGGACAGGGTTTATGCCGAAATGGCTTTGACAGTCGATACTTTAGATCCGTATGATACATTAAGTTTTTATTATGGATATGTCACTAATCCTCCATTTAATATTACTTATGGTAAAATGCTCAAACAAATATCAGAGGAAATGAACGGAAGGATTGAAATTTTAACTTTGGAATTAAAGGATTGTGTCGGAAGAAGTAGATGCACTCTCGGAATGGAATTTAACTCTGGAACTCAGATCGGAAAATCGGGTGTAGCGATTCTAGGGTTGAGCATGACCACAATGGACAAAGATTATACGAATCGATATAAGGCTATAAGCGGAACTTCTATGGCAGCTCCTCATGTGGCTGGGCTCGCTGCCTTACTTCGTTACAAGAATCCAAAGTATTCGGCCGAAGATACTATCCAGGTATTGTTGAATGGAGGAAAGACGGTAACCGGTTTGGAAAACAAAACTAGATCTGGTAAAGCAGTGGATGCAGTAGGAGCCTTTAAATATTTATTTCCACCGGAAAACATAGTAGTTACGGTACCTTAA
- a CDS encoding NmrA family NAD(P)-binding protein, whose amino-acid sequence MKIFVYGGAGQISSSVISKLLGLGHEVYAGTRNPDAGKKRPGLHWVFADATQPNKGTEILEKVERAFFISPPGYTDQYSVLNPWFEKAQTSSLKKVVLMSAMGVDFAPPEAPFRKLEISLENSGVPYTILRPNWFMQNFQTYWLSGILKDKKISFPAGNAKTSFIHTDDISSSVVSALLNDEFNGKGITLTGKEALTHGEVAEKISKHTGLKVSYADISPEEFKTGLLQAGVPEDYASFMVFIAGALKEGHSSPILNTVREITGKDPISFDEYAEQNKKVWLN is encoded by the coding sequence ATGAAAATTTTCGTTTATGGCGGAGCAGGACAGATCTCCAGTTCCGTAATTTCTAAACTATTGGGTTTAGGCCATGAAGTGTATGCAGGAACTAGAAATCCAGATGCTGGTAAAAAACGTCCAGGACTACATTGGGTATTTGCAGATGCAACCCAACCTAATAAAGGAACTGAAATTTTGGAAAAAGTGGAGAGAGCCTTCTTCATTTCACCGCCGGGATACACGGACCAATATTCAGTATTAAACCCTTGGTTTGAAAAAGCCCAAACTTCTTCCTTAAAAAAGGTAGTCCTCATGAGTGCAATGGGAGTAGACTTTGCTCCTCCCGAGGCCCCATTCAGAAAATTAGAGATCAGTTTGGAAAACTCCGGAGTTCCTTACACGATCTTAAGACCGAATTGGTTCATGCAGAACTTCCAAACATATTGGCTTTCGGGAATATTAAAAGATAAGAAGATATCTTTCCCTGCAGGCAATGCTAAAACCAGCTTTATTCACACGGATGATATATCCTCTTCCGTGGTCTCAGCTCTTTTGAATGACGAGTTCAACGGAAAAGGTATTACATTAACCGGGAAGGAAGCTCTCACTCATGGAGAAGTAGCGGAAAAAATCTCTAAACATACCGGATTGAAAGTGAGTTATGCGGATATCAGCCCGGAAGAATTTAAGACAGGCCTTTTACAAGCCGGTGTTCCCGAAGACTATGCAAGTTTTATGGTATTCATCGCAGGTGCGCTGAAAGAAGGCCATTCCTCTCCTATACTAAATACCGTTCGGGAGATTACAGGAAAGGATCCTATCTCTTTTGATGAATATGCAGAACAAAACAAAAAGGTTTGGTTAAACTAA
- a CDS encoding SpoIIE family protein phosphatase, with the protein MDQFYFNFYFFGSLLACLFSIYVTFFFLSIKDRSKAAFHLGLSTLAMTIFHLAYIIAFISFDQWTIVHRWLAIPSPMMGFVQCFIFFFYFPNPKNVKFGLTVYSILYAGLAIVTATFIVITLQSDHRFNIGSNYWDFESHKFYKIFSIIILIYNFSFLASATWRAIVEKGKERRWIIYIAIAYSTITIIPGILNVMSRDGSVSRKVFQHTTDIALVAGLFLVLIIYANATKERTTILSKIVAVTMATFLLAFQLVGYAILNSYDTSFDTLKGQASELAAFQGKKPEGFAYLLSFDPESREFSLEKGEKDSRFDSEDRLEIKFFNVTRKLTNLGTLNAKERWERSKTILEDSPKEFYAYSEGIKSFYESKGETKVSDAELIDFFRFLNKKLYIVKNKFSNLPSKNDPVAVAKLLNSEEIGLKSVLEQVRKKVEKDISSGKSELEVRSSFILPLTSLREVGERMYRGAKFNKPDEKTPEFYLAYLVTHPQNGKIYEVGFTYKSFREYLHSPSLVMVICLLVMIVTISFGFRFFFHNAIVKPMEEVVVGLTEVNSGNLEYRLVPRVEDEIGFIARSFNRMARSIQAARKRLEQYANELEEKVKDRTKELEQTLNEVQELKQQQDADYFLTSLLIKPLGSNKANQENVKVEFLLKQKKRFTFRKHEDEIGGDLNISNHIDLQGRSYTVFLNGDAMGKSMQGAGGALVLGSVFESIIERTRVVDTIKKQSPERWLKNAFIELHKVFESFDGSMLVSSVIGLVDDELGVLYYINAEHPWTVLYRDGIASFIENEFMFRKLGTTGVEGTIFIKTFQLEPGDCIFVGSDGRDDIIVGMDSDGDRIINDDEKLFLNSVEKGRGDLQSIYNVILNNGKLSDDLSLIRLSFTGNGKQHIPQDEKRQRIKELLRNAKETFLNKDTQEALSYLEEAESLDSRVPEVKKNFIKLFLKLKDYQKAARYAEDYFKMNPIDSEILYVASFAARKAGQIRKALDFSERLRLREPSHIKNLTNLAEIYIAVKNFDRAESILQDAIRLDPSNESVLKVEELLKKYLSKLSNGNGQSKES; encoded by the coding sequence ATGGATCAGTTCTATTTTAATTTTTATTTTTTCGGTTCTCTACTCGCCTGTCTTTTTTCCATCTACGTTACCTTCTTCTTTTTAAGTATTAAGGACAGAAGTAAGGCTGCATTTCACCTGGGTCTTTCTACCTTGGCGATGACCATTTTTCATTTAGCTTATATTATCGCGTTCATCTCTTTTGATCAGTGGACTATTGTGCATCGTTGGCTGGCGATCCCTTCTCCTATGATGGGATTTGTTCAATGTTTTATATTCTTCTTTTATTTTCCGAATCCTAAAAACGTTAAGTTCGGTTTAACTGTTTATTCCATTTTATATGCGGGACTTGCGATCGTAACCGCCACATTTATTGTGATAACATTACAGTCGGATCATCGTTTTAATATAGGGAGTAATTATTGGGATTTCGAATCTCATAAGTTTTATAAAATTTTCTCTATTATAATTTTAATATATAACTTTTCGTTTTTGGCTTCTGCAACTTGGAGAGCGATCGTAGAAAAAGGAAAAGAGAGAAGATGGATCATCTACATTGCAATCGCTTATTCTACGATTACGATCATTCCAGGTATTCTGAATGTAATGAGTAGGGACGGTTCTGTCTCTAGGAAGGTATTCCAACATACTACCGATATTGCGCTTGTAGCCGGCCTATTCCTTGTGCTGATCATTTACGCAAATGCTACCAAGGAAAGAACTACCATTTTAAGTAAAATTGTGGCCGTGACCATGGCTACTTTTCTTTTAGCCTTTCAGTTGGTGGGTTATGCAATATTAAATAGTTATGATACTTCTTTCGATACATTAAAGGGACAAGCCTCTGAACTTGCCGCATTTCAAGGGAAAAAGCCGGAAGGTTTTGCTTATCTTTTATCTTTTGATCCGGAATCGAGAGAGTTTAGTTTGGAAAAAGGGGAGAAGGACTCGAGGTTCGATTCGGAAGATCGTTTAGAAATTAAATTTTTCAATGTGACCCGAAAACTTACGAATTTGGGAACATTAAATGCGAAAGAGAGATGGGAAAGATCTAAAACGATCCTTGAAGATTCTCCTAAGGAATTTTATGCATATTCGGAAGGTATAAAAAGTTTTTATGAATCAAAAGGAGAAACTAAAGTTTCAGATGCTGAACTTATAGATTTCTTTCGATTTCTAAATAAAAAACTGTATATTGTAAAAAACAAATTTTCCAATCTCCCTTCTAAAAATGATCCGGTTGCGGTGGCTAAACTTTTAAATTCGGAAGAGATCGGTTTGAAGTCGGTGCTTGAACAAGTCCGTAAAAAAGTAGAGAAGGATATTTCTTCAGGAAAATCCGAGTTGGAGGTGCGATCTTCTTTCATTCTTCCATTAACTTCCTTGAGAGAAGTGGGAGAACGGATGTATAGAGGAGCTAAGTTCAATAAGCCAGATGAAAAAACTCCTGAGTTTTATTTGGCATATTTAGTGACCCATCCTCAAAATGGGAAAATTTATGAAGTAGGCTTCACTTATAAATCTTTCAGAGAGTATTTACATTCTCCTTCTTTAGTAATGGTTATCTGCCTTTTAGTAATGATCGTTACTATTAGTTTTGGATTTAGATTCTTCTTCCATAATGCTATCGTTAAACCTATGGAAGAAGTAGTGGTCGGATTGACCGAGGTAAACTCGGGAAATTTAGAATATAGATTGGTTCCAAGGGTAGAAGACGAGATTGGATTTATCGCTAGATCGTTTAATAGAATGGCAAGATCCATCCAAGCTGCCAGAAAAAGATTGGAACAATATGCTAATGAACTGGAAGAAAAAGTAAAAGATAGAACCAAAGAACTGGAACAAACTTTGAATGAGGTTCAGGAATTAAAACAACAACAGGATGCTGATTATTTTTTAACTTCTCTTTTAATCAAACCCTTAGGTTCGAATAAGGCAAATCAAGAAAACGTAAAAGTAGAATTCCTTCTGAAACAAAAGAAAAGATTCACTTTTAGAAAACATGAGGATGAGATCGGTGGAGACTTGAATATCTCCAATCATATCGATCTACAGGGAAGATCTTACACAGTATTTTTAAATGGGGATGCAATGGGTAAGTCCATGCAGGGAGCCGGCGGTGCTTTGGTACTTGGATCCGTATTTGAATCCATTATTGAAAGAACGAGAGTGGTGGACACAATCAAGAAACAATCTCCGGAAAGATGGTTGAAAAACGCATTTATAGAATTGCATAAGGTGTTCGAAAGTTTTGACGGATCGATGTTGGTTTCTTCCGTAATTGGTCTTGTGGATGATGAACTTGGAGTATTATATTATATTAATGCAGAGCACCCATGGACCGTATTGTACCGGGACGGGATAGCAAGTTTTATAGAGAATGAGTTTATGTTCCGCAAATTAGGGACCACAGGAGTAGAAGGTACTATTTTTATCAAAACATTCCAATTGGAGCCGGGTGATTGTATCTTTGTAGGTTCGGATGGTAGAGATGATATTATTGTAGGCATGGATTCTGATGGCGATCGGATCATTAACGATGACGAAAAGTTATTCCTAAATTCAGTGGAGAAGGGAAGAGGAGATCTTCAGTCTATCTATAATGTTATTTTGAATAACGGTAAATTGAGTGATGACCTTTCTCTCATTCGATTATCTTTTACTGGAAATGGAAAACAACATATTCCACAAGATGAGAAGAGGCAGAGGATCAAGGAATTACTTAGGAATGCAAAAGAGACTTTCTTAAATAAAGATACACAAGAAGCACTTAGTTATCTGGAAGAAGCGGAATCTTTGGATAGTAGGGTTCCCGAGGTAAAAAAGAATTTTATAAAACTTTTCTTGAAACTGAAAGATTATCAAAAGGCGGCAAGATACGCTGAGGATTATTTTAAAATGAATCCGATCGATAGTGAGATCTTGTATGTGGCTTCTTTTGCGGCTCGAAAAGCTGGCCAGATCAGAAAAGCCTTAGATTTCAGCGAACGCCTTCGTTTGAGGGAACCTTCTCATATTAAAAATTTAACCAATTTAGCTGAGATCTATATAGCGGTCAAAAATTTCGATAGAGCCGAATCTATTTTACAAGATGCGATACGTTTGGATCCATCTAACGAATCCGTTTTGAAGGTAGAGGAACTTTTGAAAAAATATTTGAGTAAACTTTCGAATGGGAACGGACAATCTAAAGAATCTTAG
- a CDS encoding SpoIIE family protein phosphatase yields the protein MDASILFSHHASGVFSLFLLTVVLSGFLIFKKSKTLPTYYLLIMYAGYGTMFFGYFLSYSVFNPLGAYHRYLTVFVIFAIVAFIGFSYHFPRNIYPKESKIVIPLTLVIALVAWIHFILNTAGREKIYLFSAHHYSFDFGKEASFAILLCFILSTVILIRKTIHFSRYSGIFQKWNTSSNSFALPVRILVKTLLFLPLNVMKVILPSGKEGIALRAFLVTVLINILNAYNNVLNKSGVLSYDTYAIVYFILSVSTMFLIQSAYLNHSPEPTSFMGKILSSAVVTVVLALGAISYITLFSIDKSIEKENLVEMNSVKTEIRNGDTNFPPNVRYILSRPVGSGIFDHKYEILYSKDGLNQTILKDGEKYYKNQQLKEAIEKNKKLNKGKSESELETITLKQMKETDLPLGSRLFRVAGNFYIHYDFAIGQTRYEVGFAYAEFRQVIHDVARWLILIILGTTLFILIAFPILLRVSLIHPLNNLLSGVEKVNHGDLNVNVPVKTMDEIGFLSLSFNSMVDSIRGAREQLQEHADHLEEKVEERTKEVQEKMEEVQRLKIQQDGDYFLTSLLAKPLFYNANKSPKVNTSFLIRQKKYFEFRNKQGELGGDICLTGNLRLGTPDNYKKFTMAMNGDAMGKSMQGAGGSLVMGVVMNSIMARSAANKRVLSKTPEEWLTETYMEIHSVFKSFDGTMVISATVALIDDETGEMFYWNAEHPFSVLYRDGKASFIEDTLELRKLGLDSEFEFKVKKFQLHPGDLIILASDGRDDLLLSVHNEKRIINEDENVFLDVVERSHGDIKSIERNIRSIGEVIDDLSILRIGFQEVNAPSIEQREDRNDFADKVVLQSLYKEGKELYRNGEAQKAISILLDAYATDNNNQKLNKLLGLISFKEKDYPLAVKVLSKYLTQDPDTAELWYYLSIAEKRIGNLAQSLEAAMMVNQMQPMNVQNLVHLSDLNRLLGNREEAIGFTKSAEEIDPENKNIRKLKKLLEMD from the coding sequence ATGGACGCCTCCATTCTTTTCTCCCATCATGCAAGCGGAGTTTTCTCCTTATTCCTTTTAACTGTCGTCCTGAGTGGATTCTTGATATTCAAGAAAAGCAAAACACTGCCCACATATTATCTACTTATAATGTATGCGGGATATGGGACCATGTTTTTCGGTTATTTCCTGTCCTATTCCGTATTCAATCCTTTAGGAGCGTATCATAGATACCTTACCGTTTTTGTGATATTCGCTATCGTAGCATTCATAGGTTTCTCTTATCATTTTCCTAGAAATATCTATCCGAAAGAATCCAAGATAGTCATTCCACTAACCTTGGTAATCGCTTTAGTCGCATGGATCCATTTCATTTTAAACACCGCAGGAAGGGAGAAGATATATCTATTCTCCGCACATCATTACAGTTTCGACTTCGGAAAAGAAGCTAGTTTTGCGATCCTTCTCTGCTTTATACTTAGCACAGTTATTCTGATCAGAAAGACGATCCATTTCTCCCGTTACTCAGGAATATTCCAAAAATGGAATACTTCCTCAAACTCTTTTGCCCTTCCTGTCCGTATTCTTGTAAAAACCCTTCTTTTTCTTCCCCTGAATGTCATGAAGGTTATTCTCCCGTCCGGAAAGGAAGGAATTGCACTCAGAGCATTTTTAGTCACCGTCCTCATAAATATACTAAATGCGTACAATAACGTATTGAATAAGTCCGGAGTCCTATCTTACGACACTTATGCAATCGTATATTTTATTCTATCGGTAAGCACTATGTTCCTCATACAAAGTGCTTATCTAAACCATTCTCCGGAACCTACAAGTTTTATGGGAAAAATACTTTCCAGCGCAGTAGTTACCGTTGTATTAGCGTTAGGTGCGATCAGTTATATTACGTTATTCTCCATAGACAAGTCTATTGAAAAAGAAAACCTAGTAGAGATGAATTCTGTCAAAACTGAGATCAGAAATGGAGATACTAATTTCCCTCCGAATGTAAGATATATACTTTCTCGTCCGGTCGGTTCAGGCATATTCGACCATAAGTATGAGATCCTCTATTCAAAAGATGGCTTAAACCAAACCATTCTTAAAGACGGAGAAAAATATTACAAAAATCAACAGCTCAAAGAAGCGATCGAAAAGAATAAAAAACTCAATAAAGGGAAATCCGAATCCGAATTAGAAACGATCACTCTCAAACAAATGAAAGAAACGGACCTACCTTTAGGTTCCAGGCTGTTTAGGGTTGCGGGAAATTTTTATATACATTACGATTTTGCAATAGGACAAACAAGATACGAGGTCGGATTCGCATATGCAGAATTCAGACAGGTGATCCACGATGTAGCTCGTTGGTTGATCCTGATCATCCTCGGAACAACTCTATTTATTCTGATCGCGTTCCCTATCCTACTTAGGGTCAGCTTGATCCATCCACTTAATAACCTGTTATCCGGTGTGGAGAAAGTGAATCATGGAGATCTGAATGTAAACGTTCCTGTAAAGACCATGGACGAGATCGGTTTCTTATCCTTATCATTCAACTCGATGGTAGATTCCATCCGAGGTGCAAGAGAACAATTGCAGGAACATGCAGATCATCTAGAAGAAAAGGTAGAAGAACGTACGAAAGAAGTTCAAGAGAAAATGGAAGAAGTCCAACGACTGAAAATCCAACAAGACGGAGACTATTTCTTAACTTCTCTGCTTGCAAAACCTCTTTTTTATAATGCAAATAAGTCTCCTAAAGTTAATACCAGCTTTCTTATCAGACAAAAAAAATATTTCGAATTCCGTAATAAGCAGGGAGAACTAGGAGGAGATATCTGCTTAACCGGAAATCTAAGATTAGGAACTCCTGATAATTATAAAAAATTCACGATGGCAATGAACGGGGACGCCATGGGAAAATCAATGCAAGGAGCCGGTGGTTCTTTGGTAATGGGAGTCGTGATGAACTCCATCATGGCAAGATCCGCTGCTAACAAAAGGGTTCTTTCAAAAACTCCCGAAGAATGGCTGACCGAAACCTATATGGAAATTCATTCCGTATTCAAAAGTTTCGATGGAACCATGGTCATCTCCGCTACCGTGGCATTGATCGACGATGAAACGGGAGAAATGTTTTACTGGAACGCAGAACATCCGTTCTCAGTATTATACAGGGACGGAAAGGCCTCTTTTATAGAGGATACATTAGAACTTCGTAAATTAGGATTGGATTCCGAATTCGAATTTAAGGTGAAAAAATTCCAACTTCATCCAGGAGACCTGATTATACTCGCTTCAGACGGAAGAGACGATCTTTTACTCTCCGTACATAATGAGAAGAGGATAATCAACGAAGACGAAAATGTATTCTTGGATGTGGTAGAAAGATCTCACGGAGATATCAAATCCATAGAGAGGAATATCAGAAGTATTGGAGAAGTTATAGATGACCTCTCCATTCTAAGAATCGGTTTCCAAGAAGTAAATGCACCTTCAATTGAGCAAAGAGAAGATCGAAATGACTTCGCAGATAAGGTAGTCTTACAAAGCCTTTATAAAGAAGGAAAGGAATTATACAGAAATGGAGAAGCTCAAAAAGCGATCTCCATTCTGCTGGATGCTTATGCAACGGATAATAATAATCAAAAATTGAACAAACTACTCGGGTTGATCAGCTTTAAAGAAAAAGATTATCCGTTAGCTGTAAAAGTCCTAAGCAAATACCTAACCCAGGATCCCGACACGGCGGAACTTTGGTATTATCTATCCATTGCGGAGAAACGGATCGGTAATTTAGCACAATCCTTAGAAGCGGCAATGATGGTTAATCAAATGCAACCTATGAATGTGCAGAATCTAGTCCATCTTTCAGATCTAAATAGACTCTTAGGAAATAGAGAAGAAGCTATCGGATTCACAAAATCTGCAGAAGAGATCGATCCAGAGAATAAGAATATCCGAAAGTTGAAAAAACTTTTGGAAATGGATTAA
- a CDS encoding AraC family transcriptional regulator produces MDILSEILTNAGWKADLLARTSLYKPWGFRFPCERSGGFHIISQGSCYARIKGKLIHLEKGDILFVAKGLDHELVYSPDDKVVDIAKFRDMSEKQKKSEKIPLTTFVSVRYEVPEAAQHPFFLELPDFILVKSSDVLAHHPLNTTQVLISQELDSGIGSDLILQRLTDILLYYVIRHWLETHPTSSPGWRSAFKDEKVLRALEALHRKLSYPWTLEKLSRSVGVSRASIANRFRDVLGCTPMDYLAKLRMDKGKTLMAAENFTLEEIARTVGYSSAFAFSKAYKRIHGLSPRNSEQERLGA; encoded by the coding sequence ATGGATATTCTTTCTGAAATATTGACAAATGCCGGTTGGAAAGCGGACCTTCTCGCCAGGACCTCCCTATATAAACCTTGGGGGTTTCGTTTTCCGTGTGAAAGAAGCGGAGGATTCCATATTATTTCCCAAGGTTCCTGTTATGCAAGGATCAAGGGAAAATTGATACATTTAGAAAAAGGAGATATTCTTTTTGTCGCAAAAGGTTTGGACCATGAGTTGGTATATTCTCCAGATGATAAGGTGGTAGATATTGCAAAGTTCAGAGATATGTCCGAAAAACAAAAGAAGTCCGAAAAAATCCCTCTAACCACATTCGTTTCCGTTCGTTACGAGGTTCCTGAAGCAGCACAACATCCATTCTTCTTGGAACTTCCGGATTTTATTTTAGTAAAGTCATCCGATGTTTTGGCCCATCATCCGTTAAACACCACTCAAGTATTGATCTCACAGGAATTGGATTCAGGCATTGGTTCGGATCTGATACTGCAAAGATTAACCGATATTCTTCTATACTACGTAATCCGACATTGGCTGGAGACTCATCCTACTTCTTCTCCCGGCTGGCGAAGCGCTTTTAAAGACGAAAAGGTCTTAAGAGCATTAGAGGCATTGCATAGAAAACTTTCTTATCCTTGGACCTTGGAAAAATTATCCAGATCAGTTGGAGTCTCGAGGGCTTCCATTGCAAATCGATTCAGAGATGTTTTGGGATGTACTCCAATGGACTATTTGGCAAAATTAAGAATGGATAAGGGAAAAACTTTGATGGCAGCGGAGAATTTTACCTTAGAGGAAATTGCAAGGACGGTGGGTTATTCTTCTGCGTTTGCTTTTTCCAAAGCTTACAAAAGGATCCATGGTCTTTCTCCTAGAAACTCGGAGCAGGAAAGGTTGGGAGCATAG